In Sciurus carolinensis chromosome 16, mSciCar1.2, whole genome shotgun sequence, the genomic window GTGTGCACAAGTGCTCCTGGTCACCATGCAAAGTCATCTCAGCACCTGCCTCATGTtgtgaaaatttaagaatcactatCTCCTATCTTCACAGCAGGGTGTTATTCTCAATTCTTGCTTTAACCTATTCTTACAAGCCTCAGTAAACCCTGTTagtgaaaataaaaccataagtTCTCAAAGTGGGAACTCTGAAGAGTGAAAAACATTGGATTTTGGTTGACAGGACATGCAGCCCAGGCCTCCTGTTCCCCTGCAGGAACCTCTGGCTGGGACAGCAGGGAACTGGCAGGATGGCAGCCAGTGAGGTGGCTACAGGAATCATCTTCCTGTCACAGACTGTGGTTGGAATTCTGAGCaattcctctcttctcctccattTCCTGGTCCTTGACTCCACTCGGTGCAGGGTAAGGCACACAGACTTGCTTATTCAGCACTTGTTTGTGGCCAACTTGCTAACCCTCCTGTGTAGAGGAATTCCCCACACAGTGGCAGCTTTTGGAATGAAATATTTCCTCAGTGCTATTGGATGCAAGTTGCTTTTCACTCTTCACAGGATAGGCAGGGGTGTGTCTATTTGCAGCATCTGCCTCCTGAGCATCTTTCAGGCCATTAAGATTAGTTCTGGGAACTCCAGGTGGGCAGAGCTTAAAGTGAAAGCTCCCAGGTACATCATCCCTTCCATATACCTAGGCTGGATCCTGTCCTTCCTTTTAagtattataaattttatgtacCTGACTGCAAAGAGTAAAAATGCAACAGCCACTAATCTAAAAGACTATGGATACTGTTCTTCTGTTCGTCATGACCCAAGCACAGACTCACTGTTTGCTGCAGTGCTAACATTCCCTGATGTCGTGGGTGTGGGGCTCATGATCTGGGCCAGCAGCTCCATGGTGCTCACCCTCTACAGGCACAAGCAGAAAATGCAGCGTGTTCATAAGGCCAGCTCCCCCAGGTCCTCCGCTGAGTCCAGAGCCACCAAAACCATCCTCCTCCTGGTGAGCGCTTTTGTCTCTTTTTACACCCTTTCCTGCTTCTTTCAACTCTCTGTGGCTGTTGTTTATAATCCTCACTGGTTCCTGGTGAACACAACTGCAATAGTCACAGGGTTTTTCCCAGCTATCAGCCCCTTTCTTTTCATGAGCAGAGATTCCAATGTATGCAGGCTCTGCTTTGCATGGATAAGCAACAGAAAGACCCCTAATGTCATCAGGGATGTGTAAATGATAAGGTTTTACCCACAATAAGGCTTTTCCCACtgattgtttattcattcataccCGCAAAATTATAAGCACAGTTATACAGTAATATCATATGAGAATGGTGATTTATACACATATACTTTTATGTTAGAAATgtcttggggtgtgtgtgtgtgtgtgtgtgtgtgtgtgtgtgtgcttctgaACAtgagcatgtgtgcatgcacatcaCTGGGATTGTGTTTATTATTCATTCAGTAAAAACTCTGGAAAAATGTAACTTAACAAAAATGTAACTCTGTAACAAATGTAAATTCCAGTTTAACTATAATACCAATCATAACAATGGCAAAATGTTTCAACATAAAATCTACTTTTGCTTATGTTGTTCTGCTGTTCTGGTTGATTAAGTTGTTAAAACAtgtagaatgtatttttcattatttatctaCGTTCATGGTAGTCTCTTGAAGGAATTATCAAAGTCAGCATTGTCAAACAATATTTGCCTACAGAAAGGGAAATCAGatttgtatatttcatataatattGAAATGGGAAATAATGATCTACTAATGCTCTCTTTATGACTTGTGTTGTATTAAATTTCCTTTGTTGACTTCTTCTGTGTTGTTTTCAGAATGAAAcatttcatcttttcaaaataaaatcagaccaTAAACTTATTTAATGCATTTACTGTCCACATTGACATTATACAACATTGGAAGttaatctatttttattgcaACTGACTCATA contains:
- the LOC124966194 gene encoding vomeronasal type-1 receptor 4-like; this translates as MAASEVATGIIFLSQTVVGILSNSSLLLHFLVLDSTRCRVRHTDLLIQHLFVANLLTLLCRGIPHTVAAFGMKYFLSAIGCKLLFTLHRIGRGVSICSICLLSIFQAIKISSGNSRWAELKVKAPRYIIPSIYLGWILSFLLSIINFMYLTAKSKNATATNLKDYGYCSSVRHDPSTDSLFAAVLTFPDVVGVGLMIWASSSMVLTLYRHKQKMQRVHKASSPRSSAESRATKTILLLVSAFVSFYTLSCFFQLSVAVVYNPHWFLVNTTAIVTGFFPAISPFLFMSRDSNMMLWGGTFEKWRQKEGTITLEELNADLEEYMNSQRNWLSYSECRYLMLPGRIVTNSCDGVIEPVFLTCHASCFLAAEAACSEESPGDKSTVLGTVDIFYSLEAYSRSSGGGAGWECTSEDFFDVLPEGTKGQGLEIRQVLLTGQLHDVAI